A section of the Salmo salar chromosome ssa05, Ssal_v3.1, whole genome shotgun sequence genome encodes:
- the LOC106605479 gene encoding C-C chemokine receptor type 5, translated as MPDKDMEPTTEYNYSSYYDDTEGLYRSEPCNTANVKEFGRVFLPTLYSLVFIVGFIGNGLVVCVLVKFRRIRSITDLCLFNLALSDLFFIISLPFWSHYATAAKWLLGDFMCRLVTGLYMLGFYGSIFFMVILTVDRYVVIVHAHTMARPRSVRVGVTLSLFMWAVSLCASLPTIIFTKVNNESGLTTCKPEYPEGSMWRQVSYLEMNILGLLLPLSIMVICYSRIVPMLVTIKTTKKHKAIKLIIIIVVVFFCFWTPYNVVILLRYLETQSYFGDCTTHTNIDLAMQCTEVIAFTHCCLNPIIYAFAGQKFMSLVLKLLRKWMPMCFARPYVCGLSERNISVYSRSSEISSTRLL; from the exons ATGCCTG ACAAGGATATGGAGCCAACAACAGAATATAACTATTCCTCCTACTACGATGATACAGAAGGGTTATATAGATCAGAGCCATGTAACACTGCCAATGTGAAGGAGTTTGGACGGGTATTTCTGCCTACACTCTACAGCCTGGTCTTCATCGTGGGCTTCATCGGTAACGGCCTGGTGGTCTGTGTCCTGGTGAAGTTTAGGAGGATCAGAAGCATAACAGACCTCTGTCTCTTCAACCTGGCTCTGTCTGACCTTTTCTTCATCATCTCCCTGCCTTTCTGGTCCCACTACGCCACCGCAGCCAAGTGGCTCCTGGGGGACTTTATGTGCCGACTGGTAACCGGACTTTACATGCTTGGGTTTTATGGCAGCATCTTCTTCATGGTGATCTTGACAGTGGATCGCTATGTGGTCATAGTCCACGCTCACACCATGGCCAGGCCCAGATCAGTCAGAGTAGGGGTCACactgtctctgttcatgtgggctGTCagtctctgtgcctctttgccTACAATCATCTTCACAAAAGTAAATAATGAGTCCGGGCTTACAACATGTAAACCAGAGTATCCAGAGGGTAGCATGTGGCGCCAGGTTTCTTATTTAGAGATGAATATCTTGGgtctacttctccctctctccatcatggTGATCTGCTATTCCAGAATCGTTCCAATGTTAGTCACTATCAAAACCACCAAAAAGCACAAAGCCATCAAACTGATAATCATCATAGTAGTGGTCTTTTTCTGCTTTTGGACCCCATACAATGTGGTCATTCTCCTGCGTTATCTGGAGACTCAGAGCTATTTTGGGGACTGTACAACTCACACGAACATAGATCTGGCAATGCAGTGTACAGAGGTGATAGCGTTCACACACTGTTGTTTGAATCCGATCATCTACGCCTTTGCAGGGCAGAAattcatgagtcttgtcctgaaGTTACTAAGAAAATGGATGCCAATGTGCTTCGCCAGGCCTTATGTTTGTGGGTTGTCTGAACGAAATATCTCAGTCTATTCCAGGTCTTCTGAAATATCATCTACAAGACTGCTGTAG